The genomic interval TTTTAAAGGCCATTGAGCCACTACAAAAAGCACTGAAATTCCGCGCAAAGCAAGAATTTTAGCGATTTCAGCAAAACGCAAATCGTAACATATCATAATCCCGCAAGGAATTTCATTAAGTCTGAAACTTATAATTTTTTCGCCTGGTGTAAAAATTTCACTCTCTTTTTCATTACCTGTCGAAAAAAGATGAATTTTGTCATAATTTGCTATTATTTTTCCGTTTTTATCAAAAATATAACTTGCATTGAAAAGTTTATCGTTTCGCATTTCACAAATGCTTCCAGCTACAATATTTACACAATTTTCACGCGCAAAATTGCTAAAAATTTCACGCGCTCTAAAAGCATTTTTATCAGCGAATTTTTCCAAATTTTTACTTGGAAAAAATCCCGTATCAAAAAGTTCCGGTAAAACAATAATATCCGTTTTTTTTGATATTGCATCCTGCATAAAATTTAAAACTTTTTCATAGTTTTTTTCAATCTGAAATTTAACGGACGAAAATTGTATCATTGAAATTTTCATTTTACTCCCCTTAAATTATGCGCGTGAGTAATCGCAATGGCAATCGCGTCCGTTACATCAAGCGGTTTTATATCTTTTGAAATTCCAAGCATTTTTTTTACCATAAACGCGACTTGCGTTTTATCGGCTTTAGCCTTTCCTGTTACATTTTTTTTAATTTGAAGAGGTGTGTATTCGGCAAAATTTCCAAAAACCTGCAAAATTTTAAGACTCAAACCACCGCGAAATTGCGCAAGTTTAAGCACGGATTGCGGATTATATGCATAAAACATAGATTCTATCGCAACCTCATCAATTTTATGAAACTCAAAAATTTGATCTATCGCTTCACACATCTGTGTTAATTGAAATTGTAAATTTTCAGGTTTCATTTTAATAAGTCCGGCTTCAATAAGTGAAATTTTATTCACATTTTTTTCAAGCACTGCATAGCCCATATTTCTGGTTCCAGGATCAATTCCTAAAATTTTCATTCACACCTTTTCAACACTTATTCACATACTTTCACGTAGTTTATTTTAACAAAAAATATTAAAAATTTAATTACTTCTTTATTAAATTTTAGCTAATATTTAACACAAAAACTATATCAAGGACAGATA from Campylobacter hominis ATCC BAA-381 carries:
- the ruvC gene encoding crossover junction endodeoxyribonuclease RuvC — translated: MKILGIDPGTRNMGYAVLEKNVNKISLIEAGLIKMKPENLQFQLTQMCEAIDQIFEFHKIDEVAIESMFYAYNPQSVLKLAQFRGGLSLKILQVFGNFAEYTPLQIKKNVTGKAKADKTQVAFMVKKMLGISKDIKPLDVTDAIAIAITHAHNLRGVK
- a CDS encoding nitrilase-related carbon-nitrogen hydrolase produces the protein MKISMIQFSSVKFQIEKNYEKVLNFMQDAISKKTDIIVLPELFDTGFFPSKNLEKFADKNAFRAREIFSNFARENCVNIVAGSICEMRNDKLFNASYIFDKNGKIIANYDKIHLFSTGNEKESEIFTPGEKIISFRLNEIPCGIMICYDLRFAEIAKILALRGISVLFVVAQWPLKRIKHFEILAKARAIENEFFVCALNGFGNSILINPNGDEILKFDLNEGVKTVEINLDEIMQARDFLHVFEDRKPEIYKEIL